A region of Nakaseomyces glabratus chromosome M, complete sequence DNA encodes the following proteins:
- the BUD4 gene encoding Bud4p (CAGL0M09086g~Ortholog(s) have GTP binding, cell adhesion molecule binding activity) has translation MEAETTVDSLLKEIDMEMEMQSGNDVAQSNGYLLPLQEIGDETMDMLVQYNTENNANSNVNANANANANQWNKVDDPQDLLPMENNYDDDEEQGDESDTTNLLSGNKHLTEEESEQVLVDSKNLVLPPSSSKSNLINNLKQVVEDEVSDSQLSNDMDDTRTLNFSVKGTEPLLADELQDKEPDMIEVSTIYDGPDMISMADDSDTEDIDLLSKAKKPVSPSKIPITNAQTINYFKDAPVEDAKLQTVPDDIPLETKQTTVSNDILSNVETLLPPTLERPSFVISNLKEASQSVENLGFPDYEEDSQSEQETSVLHHTPTDFHAHEFEVFATELPDINVTPSIKPIDIDNNCEHENRLVSEEESKGVISSVPENENLPAVKSNPSSNSISDMLEIRQENKLDETLNMIDHQLSSNKSIDSVKTVSDNNISKSANDGSVEDVADSGKETSDIARNIEESHNSLINLTSGNNFDQSMHNDLIEESNTRVNVTESDITASEDSFNGSHDQNSSLNNLTKNDNGIQQNLEDNHTGIQPEMVVPEEVTTTLPEVNILPASENMLENTSESEISVQFLQNRDNEDKVSSDPQLEENIRSTETVMNTQETFEPKPAKKNQYTDREIEVLNSQKDISEATDNSAVNSRISSSASNFTPVLPPLPKLEKLSIDDPFDDEFETSNESMQMKNSVKPTDYLSIWHLQEQTTKAVSPALSSNSQFSYNSNSTKSSVASPVPATAFKFKPKIVSRSKYYYPDNNIQQEQSMDFIYTKLPSILDPMRRNTINSKKIRQTVIDKRKSHPSFSVDEGNTITEVNIEPEVKVQPISIENDSSSLKANNQDDNESCSSGSQAFVTPSATMDNFDSQFNELGTSFENDLENVLNYFDKDINTNTSSDLIEETTTKNQALPTSKVWSESVDYSLPTGEEPNVDHNIMKKLLNTENSELNECRSDQEHHIIDNAGLGIWRSTANDIATGNVDMFALNGRDISISKSEMTNDIDMGIFSDKKSLVHTPELSPVKSTHVGSPFKVISPKKNTQKDLKDGTTAEKRVSSESEAAQISIMSAVGEITNKDTAVVDDASNKDNIDAGQVGNEGEPIVDKGLLYLHLQGTTKLSLAGINAHHPKYSIEFDNGKNVVRTDWTELDSRGTISLNKEFEIPIDQSINKLIITLMIKYTRLTNELVEVTKRIPIGKKFPFGKMKYRTETQFVERSTVKDEWDYLFARDGSFGRCEILLDESLFEKIRFKEQDLSFDLLNKWSRLQNNSSSKVTQEALYDLPRRPAYKVGSLKVKGCFLERVSNDEKFPVSLKKAKSIVEKYRSQQDITKEGYLLQEGGDLSSQMKNRFFKLNGVELVGYHEVSMKPKIRINMLKVVKVIGKDDVVTGKDNVRNFTTWVLMNDCFQLVFDDGEVITFSDESSLADEQSWYMKLKEVVELNAFHQPWVKRFSENMIINDI, from the coding sequence ATGGAAGCGGAAACCACAGTCGACTCGCTGTTGAAGGAGATCGAtatggagatggagatgcAGTCAGGCAACGATGTCGCACAGAGTAACGGGTACTTGCTGCCATTGCAAGAGATAGGCGACGAGACCATGGACATGCTTGTACAGTACAACACTGAGAATAACGCCAACAGCAATGTCAATGCCAATGCCAATGCTAACGCTAATCAGTGGAATAAAGTCGACGATCCCCAGGATCTACTCCCCATGGAGAACAACTACGACGATGACGAGGAACAAGGAGATGAGAGCGACACAACAAACTTGTTGTCTGGTAACAAACATTtgactgaagaagaatccGAGCAGGTTCTCGTAGATAGCAAAAACTTGGTTCTACCGCCTAGCTCCAGCAAGTCCAACTTAATCAACAACTTGAAGCAAGTGGTGGAGGACGAAGTATCTGATTCTCAATTGTCAAACGATATGGATGATACAAGAACATTGAACTTCTCAGTTAAGGGCACTGAACCGCTATTGGCCGACGAATTGCAGGACAAGGAACCAGATATGATAGAAGTCAGTACAATCTACGATGGCCCTGATATGATTAGCATGGCCGATGATTCTGATACAGAAGATATAGATCTACTATCAAAAGCCAAAAAGCCAGTCTCACCATCCAAGATACCAATTACCAATGCACAGACtataaattatttcaaGGACGCTCCGGTAGAGGATGCGAAATTACAGACAGTACCCGATGATATTCCTCTAGAGACAAAACAAACTACAGTTAGCAATGATATTCTGTCAAATGTAGAAACACTCCTACCACCAACATTGGAACGTCCATCTTTTGTAATTTCCAATTTAAAAGAAGCCTCTCAATCAGTGGAAAATCTAGGTTTCCCAGATTATGAAGAAGATTCACAATCGGAACAAGAAACTTCTGTTTTGCATCATACCCCAACAGACTTTCATGCCCACgaatttgaagtttttgcAACTGAGTTGCCTGATATCAATGTCACCCCCTCTATTAAACCAATTGacattgataataattgtGAACATGAGAATAGGCTTGTATCCGAGGAAGAAAGCAAAGGCGTTATAAGCTCAGTACCTGAGAATGAAAATTTACCAGCGGTGAAAAGTAACCCATCCTCAAATTCAATATCAGATATGCTAGAAATAAGGCAGGAAAATAAACTAGATGAGACATTAAATATGATTGATCACCAACTGTCAAGCAATAAATCCATTGACTCAGTAAAAACCGTCTCTGACAATAACATATCAAAGTCTGCAAATGACGGCTCAGTTGAGGACGTAGCAGATTCCGGTAAAGAAACTTCAGACATAGCCAGGAATATTGAAGAATCGCATAATAGCCTAATAAATCTAACATCTGGAAATAATTTTGACCAAAGTATGCATAATGATTTAATTGAAGAATCAAATACCAGAGTAAATGTTACAGAATCAGATATAACTGCTAGTGAAGATAGTTTTAACGGATCTCATGATCAAAATTCAAGCCTAAATAACTTAACAAAGAATGACAATGGAATTCAACAGAATCTGGAAGATAACCATACCGGAATACAGCCAGAAATGGTTGTACCGGAGGAGGTTACTACTACGTTGCCAGAAGTTAATATTTTGCCTGCTTCAGAAAATATGCTTGAAAATACTAGCGAGTCAGAGATTTCAGTTCAATTTCTGCAAAACAGAGATAACGAAGATAAAGTAAGCAGTGACCCTCAATTGGAAGAGAATATTCGTTCAACTGAAACTGTAATGAACACACAGGAAACCTTCGAGCCAAAGCCAGCAAAAAAGAATCAATATACTGATAGAGAGATTGAAGTCTTAAATTCGCAGAAAGATATCTCTGAAGCCACTGATAATTCTGCTGTTAACTCCAGGATTAGTAGTAGTGCTTCAAATTTCACTCCAGTACTACCACCTCTCCCCAAATTGGAAAAGCTTTCGATTGATGATCCCTTTGATGATGAGTTTGAAACTTCTAATGAATCGAtgcaaatgaaaaataGTGTCAAGCCTACAGATTATTTATCGATTTGGCATTTACAAGAACAGACAACCAAGGCTGTTTCTCCAGCGCTAAGCTCGAATTCTCAATTCTCTTATAATTCCAACTCTACTAAGTCCAGTGTAGCATCACCAGTACCTGCTACAGCTTTCAAATTCAAGCCAAAAATTGTCAGTCGTAGTAAGTATTACTACcctgataataatattcaacAGGAACAAAGCATGGATTTCATATACACTAAGCTACCTAGTATTTTGGATCCAATGAGGAGAAATACCATTAATTCTAAGAAGATTAGGCAAACAGTGATtgataaaagaaagagtCATCCATCCTTTTCTGTTGACGAAGGAAACACCATAACAGAAGTTAATATTGAGCCCGAGGTTAAAGTACAGCCTATCAGTATAGAAAATGATAGCTCCTCTTTAAAAGCTAATAATCaagatgataatgaatCTTGTTCATCAGGTAGTCAGGCCTTTGTTACACCTAGCGCTACTATGGATAATTTTGATTCACAATTCAATGAACTGGGAAcatcttttgaaaatgacTTGGAAAATGTTCTAAATTATTTTGACAAAGATATAAATACCAATACTTCCTCAGATTTAATTGAAGagacaacaacaaagaatCAAGCACTTCCAACTTCAAAAGTATGGAGTGAAAGTGTGGATTATTCACTTCCAACTGGTGAAGAGCCTAATGTTGATCACaatataatgaagaaaCTCCTAAATACCGAGAACTCTGAATTAAATGAATGTCGCTCCGATCAAGAGCACCATATCATAGATAATGCAGGTTTGGGTATCTGGAGATCAACTGCAAATGATATTGCAACTGGTAATGTCGACATGTTTGCTTTAAATGGAAGAGATATAAGTATCAGTAAAAGCGAAATGACTAATGATATCGATATGGGTATCTTCTCTGATAAGAAAAGCTTGGTACATACTCCAGAATTATCACCTGTTAAAAGCACACATGTTGGTAGTCCTTTTAAGGTTATAAGTCCCAAAAAGAATACTCAAAAAGATTTGAAGGATGGTACGACTGCTGAAAAGCGAGTCTCTTCTGAATCTGAAGCTGCCCAGATTTCGATCATGTCTGCCGTAGGAGAAATTACAAATAAAGACACTGCAGTAGTAGATGATGCTAGTAATAAAGACAATATTGATGCTGGTCAAGTTGGAAATGAAGGTGAACCTATTGTTGACAAAGGTCTTTTGTATTTGCACTTGCAAGGTACTACCAAGCTTTCATTGGCTGGTATTAATGCTCACCATccaaaatattctattgAATTTGATAACGGTAAAAATGTAGTGAGAACAGATTGGACTGAACTAGATAGCAGAGGTACCATTAGTTTGaataaagaatttgaaatacCAATCGATCAATCTATTAATAAGCTGATAATTACATTGATGATCAAGTATACTAGATTAACCAATGAACTTGTTGAAGTGACCAAGAGAATACCAATCGGTAAAAAATTTCCATTTGgtaaaatgaaatacaGGACAGAAACCCAATTTGTTGAGAGAAGTACTGTCAAGGATGAATGGGATTATCTATTTGCTCGTGATGGTTCATTTGGTAGATGTGAAATTCTGTTGGATGAGTCACtctttgaaaagattaGATTCAAAGAGCAAGACTTATCGTTTGATCTATTGAACAAATGGTCCCGTTTACAGAACAACAGTTCAAGTAAAGTTACTCAAGAAGCATTGTATGATCTACCACGTAGACCTGCATACAAAGTTGGATCCTTGAAAGTAAAGGGATGTTTCCTTGAGAGAGTttcaaatgatgaaaagtTTCCAGTGTCATtgaagaaagcaaaaagcattgttgaaaaatatagatCTCAACAGGACATAACCAAGGAAGGATATCTGTTGCAAGAAGGAGGAGATTTGAGCTCGCAAATGAAAAAtagatttttcaaattaaatGGTGTAGAGTTGGTTGGTTATCATGAAGTCAGCATGAAACCAAAGATAAGAATTAACATGCTTAAAGTAGTGAAGGTCATAGGGAAGGATGATGTTGTGACTGGTAAGGACAACGTAAGAAACTTTACCACATGGGTTCTGATGAATGATTGTTTTCAACTGGTATTTGATGATGGTGAGGTAATCACATTTAGTGATGAGTCTTCTCTAGCAGATGAACAAAGCTGGTATATGAAACTGAAAGAGGTTGTTGAATTGAATGCTTTCCATCAACCTTGGGTCAAAAGATTTTCAGAGAACATGATAATTAATgatatttga